TCACCAATAACGCCTATATCGGGGCCTTGATCAATATCAATTCACTGAAGTCTGCTCTCGGGAGCCTCAATCTGCAGGCAGGGGGAGATGTCCTCTTTGTCGCCAACGACGGAATTGTACTGTCCTCTCCTTCTGCGTCCCTCGGCGAAGGCTTCCGGCTTCCGGCGGATAAAATGAGCAAGAATTCTTCTTTTTCGTTAACGGAGGAGCACAGGCGGCTCTTTGTCATCTCCAGCCAATCTCCCGAGATTGGAATCAATATGGCGATCGTTCTTCCTAATTCCGAGCTGCTGCAGGGACTGAATGAATTTCAGACTTTGGTGAATCTGCTGCCGCTGTTCGTCTTTCTGATTCTGCTGCTTTATCTTTATATCTTCCGCCGAACGGTCATTCGGCCCATCCTGAAACTGCTCAGCGCCATCCACCGGATTCGGGGCGGCGCGATGGAGACGAAACTGCCGGATTCCAATCTGGTCGAATTCCAAAGCATCAATCATGCCTTTAACAGTATGGTAGAGGAAATTCAATACCTGAAGATCGATGTGTATGAGGAGAAGCTGAATGCCCAGAACGCCGAGCTCAAGCATTTGCAGACGCAGATCAATCCCCACTTTTTTCTTAATACGCTGAACATTATTTACCAACTGGCGGAGCTGCAGCGGTATGAACTCGTGAAGAAAACGGTACGCCATCTGGTGCAGTATTTCCGGTTTATGCTGCAGTCGAAGAGAGATACGATCACGCTCGGCCAAGAGATGGAGCATATCCGCAATTATCTCGAAATTCAGAAAATGCGCTATCAGGATTCCTTTGACTTTGACATCCGGATTTCGGATGAATGGCTTGGCGCCTGCATTCCGCCTCTGCTCATTCAGCCTTTTGTGGAGAATGCCATGATTCACGGCATGAGCCTGAAAGGCGAGTCTTTTACGCTTCAGATTACAGCGGGTCCCTATGAAGACAAGGAAGGGCTGATGCGCATTGATGTGCGGGACAACGGCAAAGGCATCCCGGATGATAAGCTGGAGGAGCTGAATTCCCCGGAATATGCCCCCGCATCGGAAGACAAGCATATCGGGATTTGGAATGTGAAGAAGCGGATAGCGATGCGTTATGGGGGAAAGGCCAAGATTGATCTCTGCCACAACGAACCAAAAGGATTCCGGGTACGGATGATTCTGCCCATCGAATATATTTGAGGAGTGAGAAAATGACAGAAATGCTGATTGTGGATGATGAGAAATTTGCGGTGGAAGGAATTTGCCGCTGCAACGACTGGAAAGCGCTTGGAATAAACGAAGTGCACACAGCCAATCACGCCGATGAGGCAAGGGAGATTATGCGGGACCGCCGGATCGATGTTCTGATTTGCGATATTGAAATGCCTGATGAAGACGGATTGTCGCTGGTCCGGTGGGTAAAAGAGTGCTCTCCCCACACGGAGTCCTTGTTCCTCACCTGCCATTCGGAGTTTGCTTATGCGAAGCAGGCGATCAATCTCGGAAGCTTCGATTATTTGCTGAAGCCGGTAGACGGGGAGGAATTGGCCGGGGCCGTCACCCGCATGGTGCAAGCCATTAAGGAAAAGGAAGAGCATGAGCGCTACACCGAGATGTACCGTAAATACTATTCGCTGTGGAAGAAACAGAAACCGCGGCTCGTAGAACGCTTTTGGCAGGATCTGTTGTCCCGGAGGCTCCTTTCCTTCGGCGATTTTCTGGAACGCGCGCTTCAGGATGCGCAGATTGATCTGCATCCGGACGACAGGGTGCTGCCTATTCTGATCAGTATTGAAGAATGGAATAAGCCTATGGATTCCCGGAATCAGGAAATCATGGAGTATGCGGTCAAGAAGGCGGCGGAGGAAATTTGGCTTGCCGGCCAGCCTGGAGAAGTCATTACGGACAAAGCCGGCGTGATGTTCGTCGTCGTGTACGCTTCCGGTTCAGCGGAGGATGCCGCAGCAGCAAGCAAGACGGATTCCAGCTTGGATCGATGGATACAAACAGGCAGTCGTTTTATCAACGTGTGCCGGGAGTATTTTTATTGTTCGGTGACCTGCTACGTGGGCAAATATGCCCTGCTTCAGGAGTTGCCCGGTCTATGCGACAATTTGAAAAATATGGAGCGTGACAATATCACCGGAACGCAGTCCGTTCTGCTATATACTCCCCAGACTCTTCAGGCTTTGCCCTCCGCCGGTCCGGGCGAGATTCATATTTCGGAATGGGCCAACTATATGCTGAACGGGGACAAGGAGATGATGATCCGGCTGATTCACCGGATTGTCGGCAGACTGGAAGCGACGCCGAATGTTCAGGGGAAGCATTTGTCGACCCTTCATCAGGATACGCTGCAGATTATTTATCATTTTCTTCAGGTTAAAGGGATCAGCGCCAATCATGTTCCCCAGTTTCCGATGTGGGCATCGGCCCAAATCCGCAGCTTGCGCCATTATATGCATTGGGCGGAGAGCCTGGTCTCCGCCGTAATGGAGGCGGCCTTTGAGCCGGATGAAAGGGACGGAGTCATCCAGAAATCCATCCGGTATATCCACCATAATGTGGAGGAGGACCTGTCGCGGGAGGATGTGGCCGCTCACGTCGGACTGAATCCCGCTTACCTGTCCCGGCTGTTCAAGAAGGAAACCGGACAGAACCTGATCGACTTCCTGATTGAAGCCAAAATGAACCGGGCGAAGGAACTGCTGGACACCACAGGCATGACGGTCAGCGCCATCGCACAGCAGGTGGGCTATTGCAACTTTTCCCATTTCACCAAAATGTTCAGGAAGCAATTTGAAGTAAATCCGCAGGAATACCGGAATGTCACAAAACGAATAGACTGAGGTTACAAAAACGGTGGGGACGATCCTTTGCCAAACGTATAATGAAGCCATACCAAATCAAAGAGGGTGGACTTATGGCTTCGGTAGAGGTCTTGGAAGCAAAGGCTTCCATAACGCGAAGTAAGACAAGAAAAGGAAAGCTGTGGAAGTACCGGTCGCTGATCATTCTGGCTTTGCCCGGAATCCTATTAATGTTTATCAACAATTATTTGCCCATGTTCGGCATTTTCCTGGCGTTCAAGGATCTGAATTACACCGATGGCATTTGGGCCAGCAAGTGGGTGGGGCTGGACAACTTCAAATTTCTGTTTGCTTCCAACGATGCCTGGGTGATTATCCGGCATACGATTTTTTACAATCTGGCCTTCCTCATCATCAACACCGTACTGGCCATATTGCTGGCTATCTTGTTGAACGAAGTCAAGAACAAGGTGATGTCTAAGTTCTTTCAGAGCACGGTTATTCTGCCGAATTTCATCTCCATGGTTATTGTCGGCTATCTTGTATACGGTTTCCTCAATCCGGATCTCGGTTTTGTCAACAAGTTCATCATGGAACCCATGGGCTGGGAGCCGGTTAACTGGTACGCCACGCCGGAGCATTGGCCTTATATTTTAACGATTGTAAACACCTGGAAAAATGTCGGCTATGCGGCCGTTGTTTATCTGGCGGCGATTATCGGCATTGATCAGGAATATTATGAAGCCGCTGTCATTGACGGCGCGAGCAGATGGAAGCAGATGACGAATATTACGATTCCGCTTATCGCTCCGGTCATTATCATCCTGACGGTGCTGGCGATCGGCAGAATCTTCAATGCGGACTTCGGTTTGTTCTATCAGGCAACGATGGCGTCGGGCATGCTGAAGTCGACAACGGATGTTATCGACACTTATGTGTACAACGCGCTGATGGTTACGGGCGATACCGGACTGGCCTCGTCGGCAGGCTTGCTTCAGTCGGTGGTCGGCTTCATCCTGGTCGTGTCGGTGAATCTGATCGTACGTAAATTCAGCAAAGATAACGCCTTATTTTAGGAGGGAAATATGTCGACACAAAAACGGACTCACCCGCTGATCATCGCGGTTCTGTCACTCTTCAGCCTGGCCTGCCTGATTCCGTTCTGGCTCGTGCTGATGATATCCATTGCCGATGAGAAAGAAGTATTGAAGCACGGATACAGCTTCTGGCCCCAGAAATTCAGCTTTGTCGCTTATCAATTTCTGGCGCAGGACGCCGAGAAGATTCTGAGAGCGTACGGAGTATCCATTTTCGTTACGGTGATAGGCGTCGTCGTCAGCTTGTTCGTCACTTCGGCGATGGCGTTCTCCATGTCCCGTAAGGACTTTCCGCTAAGAGGCGCACTCAGCATCTACATCCTGATCACGATGCTGTTCTCGGGCGGCCTGCTTCCCTGGTATCTGGTGTACACGCGATTCCTCCATGTGCAGGATACGCTGCTTGCCCTGATTATCCCCGGCTTGATCGGCGGCTTTAATGTCATCATCATGCGGACCTTCTTTACGAACAGCATTCCGCCGTCGCTGATTGACTCCGCCCAGATTGACGGAGCCAGCGAATACAGAACCTATTTCAGCATCATTCTTCCGCTTTCGCTGCCGGTTATGGCAACGATCGGCCTGTTCATTACCGTATCGTACTGGAATGACTGGTTCACAAGCCTGGTCTTTATCCAGAATGAGAAGCTGTTCTCTCTGCAGTATTTGCTGAACAAAACCTTGATGAATGCTTCGTTTCTCCAGAGTATCGCCAATAAGGCTTACAGTTCCACAGCGCAGGTTACCCAGCCTCTGGAATCGATCCGCATGGCCATGGCCATGATTGCGATCGGACCGTTGGTGCTCGTATTCCCGTTCTTGCAAAAGTATTTCGTGAAAGGGCTTACGGTAGGGGCAGTGAAAGGCTAATACCGGGACAAACCGGATTAGTATATAGAAATATTAGACGAACTTAGGGAGGTTGCAATATGAAATGGTTAAAGAAAGGTTCCGTCATTCTGTCTTCACTTATGCTGACGGTTGCTATGACGGCGACAGGATGTTCCAGCAGCAATAACAGTGGCAACGCCAATTCACTCCAGGCATCCAGCGGCGGAGACAGTGCAGCAGGCGGGCTTAAGCCGTATGAAGTGGTTATGGTCTTCCCCGACGCGCCGCAGAAGGATAATGAGCTGGTTCAGAACGCAATGAACGATTATCTGAAAAAGACCTACCCGGACATGAACGTGACGGTCAAGCTGAATCCGATCGATTGGGGAGCCTGGAGCGACAAGACGAATCTGATGATGGCCTCGGGCGACAAGTTTGATACGATTTTTACCGCGGACTGGCTTGGTTTCCAACAGGAGGTAACCAAGGGGGCACTGCTTCCTCTGGATGACCTGCTTGCGAAGTACGGACCGGACATCGAGGCAGTGGAAAAAGATTATCATGATCCGGCGAAACGCGGAGGAAAGCTCTACGGCATTCATACCCATCAGGAACTGGGCGGCGCACAGGGCATTTATCTCGATAAAGCGCTGGTCGACAAATATAAATTTGATCTGAGCGCGTTTAAATCGGGCAAGGTCGAAGAGCTGGAACCGATGTTGAAGACGATTAAAGAGAACGAGCCCGGCATCACTCCGCTCGTTATGCCGAGTTACCCGCTAGACGCCTATTACTCCTCCGGCACGCTGGATCAGATCGGCAATTTAGCCGCTTTGAATGTGAAGGATACGGCGCCTGATGATTTCACCGTCACTAATATGTACAGCACTCCGCGCTTTATGGAACTGGCCAAGATGACCAACAAATGGTTCAAAGCCGGATATCTTAACAAAGATGCCCTGACTCCGGGTCTGGATGCCTGGAAAAAAATTCAGGCGGGCCAAGGTTTCGCGCTTGTAGGGGATATGGACATCCTGGCAAATATGGAAATCGGCTCGGTATCGAAATCGCCGAACGGTTCCCTCAAGGCCGGAAGAGAAATGCTTCAAATTCCGCTCAATGTCGACAGATTGCAAACCGGTAAAATGACGGCGACGATGCAGGCGATTTCCAAAACGTCCAAAGACCCGGAACGCGCGATGATGCTCCTCAACCTGTTCTTCAAGGATAAAAATCTGCTGACCTTGTTCAACTTCGGTATTGAAGGAACGCACTATGTGCTGAAAGACGGCCAAATTGCCCTGCCTGATGGCAAGACCAACAACGATGTCGGATTCTATCATGATATTATGTGGCAAATCGGGAATCAGATGCTGAATTACACTCGGGTAGGCGAAGATCCGAACAAATATCAGAACTATGAGAAGTTTAACGCATTGGTTTCCGGTAACCCGTCCCGGATATTCGGATTCGTCTTTGACCCGGAACCGGTGAAGAATGAAATGATCACTATCGACAATGCCAACAAAGCATTCGTAGACGGTATCAAGTCCGGCCAGCTCGATCCGGAGGAAAATCT
This region of Paenibacillus sp. URB8-2 genomic DNA includes:
- a CDS encoding ABC transporter permease yields the protein MASVEVLEAKASITRSKTRKGKLWKYRSLIILALPGILLMFINNYLPMFGIFLAFKDLNYTDGIWASKWVGLDNFKFLFASNDAWVIIRHTIFYNLAFLIINTVLAILLAILLNEVKNKVMSKFFQSTVILPNFISMVIVGYLVYGFLNPDLGFVNKFIMEPMGWEPVNWYATPEHWPYILTIVNTWKNVGYAAVVYLAAIIGIDQEYYEAAVIDGASRWKQMTNITIPLIAPVIIILTVLAIGRIFNADFGLFYQATMASGMLKSTTDVIDTYVYNALMVTGDTGLASSAGLLQSVVGFILVVSVNLIVRKFSKDNALF
- a CDS encoding helix-turn-helix domain-containing protein, translated to MTEMLIVDDEKFAVEGICRCNDWKALGINEVHTANHADEAREIMRDRRIDVLICDIEMPDEDGLSLVRWVKECSPHTESLFLTCHSEFAYAKQAINLGSFDYLLKPVDGEELAGAVTRMVQAIKEKEEHERYTEMYRKYYSLWKKQKPRLVERFWQDLLSRRLLSFGDFLERALQDAQIDLHPDDRVLPILISIEEWNKPMDSRNQEIMEYAVKKAAEEIWLAGQPGEVITDKAGVMFVVVYASGSAEDAAAASKTDSSLDRWIQTGSRFINVCREYFYCSVTCYVGKYALLQELPGLCDNLKNMERDNITGTQSVLLYTPQTLQALPSAGPGEIHISEWANYMLNGDKEMMIRLIHRIVGRLEATPNVQGKHLSTLHQDTLQIIYHFLQVKGISANHVPQFPMWASAQIRSLRHYMHWAESLVSAVMEAAFEPDERDGVIQKSIRYIHHNVEEDLSREDVAAHVGLNPAYLSRLFKKETGQNLIDFLIEAKMNRAKELLDTTGMTVSAIAQQVGYCNFSHFTKMFRKQFEVNPQEYRNVTKRID
- a CDS encoding ABC transporter substrate-binding protein yields the protein MKWLKKGSVILSSLMLTVAMTATGCSSSNNSGNANSLQASSGGDSAAGGLKPYEVVMVFPDAPQKDNELVQNAMNDYLKKTYPDMNVTVKLNPIDWGAWSDKTNLMMASGDKFDTIFTADWLGFQQEVTKGALLPLDDLLAKYGPDIEAVEKDYHDPAKRGGKLYGIHTHQELGGAQGIYLDKALVDKYKFDLSAFKSGKVEELEPMLKTIKENEPGITPLVMPSYPLDAYYSSGTLDQIGNLAALNVKDTAPDDFTVTNMYSTPRFMELAKMTNKWFKAGYLNKDALTPGLDAWKKIQAGQGFALVGDMDILANMEIGSVSKSPNGSLKAGREMLQIPLNVDRLQTGKMTATMQAISKTSKDPERAMMLLNLFFKDKNLLTLFNFGIEGTHYVLKDGQIALPDGKTNNDVGFYHDIMWQIGNQMLNYTRVGEDPNKYQNYEKFNALVSGNPSRIFGFVFDPEPVKNEMITIDNANKAFVDGIKSGQLDPEENLPKLLEKQKAAGADKVIAEAQKQLDAWRAANGK
- a CDS encoding sensor histidine kinase, with protein sequence MRIKTNTLGFRLILLFAAIMIPILAVLFAAGYYAKDVVLAQVSKSYQNLVNSNLQMIEKSLDDITTNMIDMVDHDENFQRFGRPGLSDSDYYFAQMGLIQRNQAYQAYYHTVDMFYAYSRPNDVLVTSNILGSTESYMDNIKNWITGSIHHPKSLEKLLYKWSIVRIGDEYFFNRILSDDLTNNAYIGALININSLKSALGSLNLQAGGDVLFVANDGIVLSSPSASLGEGFRLPADKMSKNSSFSLTEEHRRLFVISSQSPEIGINMAIVLPNSELLQGLNEFQTLVNLLPLFVFLILLLYLYIFRRTVIRPILKLLSAIHRIRGGAMETKLPDSNLVEFQSINHAFNSMVEEIQYLKIDVYEEKLNAQNAELKHLQTQINPHFFLNTLNIIYQLAELQRYELVKKTVRHLVQYFRFMLQSKRDTITLGQEMEHIRNYLEIQKMRYQDSFDFDIRISDEWLGACIPPLLIQPFVENAMIHGMSLKGESFTLQITAGPYEDKEGLMRIDVRDNGKGIPDDKLEELNSPEYAPASEDKHIGIWNVKKRIAMRYGGKAKIDLCHNEPKGFRVRMILPIEYI
- a CDS encoding carbohydrate ABC transporter permease; its protein translation is MSTQKRTHPLIIAVLSLFSLACLIPFWLVLMISIADEKEVLKHGYSFWPQKFSFVAYQFLAQDAEKILRAYGVSIFVTVIGVVVSLFVTSAMAFSMSRKDFPLRGALSIYILITMLFSGGLLPWYLVYTRFLHVQDTLLALIIPGLIGGFNVIIMRTFFTNSIPPSLIDSAQIDGASEYRTYFSIILPLSLPVMATIGLFITVSYWNDWFTSLVFIQNEKLFSLQYLLNKTLMNASFLQSIANKAYSSTAQVTQPLESIRMAMAMIAIGPLVLVFPFLQKYFVKGLTVGAVKG